The window CCCAGACACTGGTTTGAGAGTACTTTCCTGGGAGGAGGCCTTCCAGCATGTGGCCAAAGCCTTCAATCAGGGCAAGATCTTCAAGTGAACATCTCTTGCCATCACTTAGCTGCCTGCACCTGCCCTTCAGGGAGATGGGGGTCATTAAAGGAAACTgaacattggggaaaaaaaaaggaggaaacatACAAACTGTTATATATAATCAACATATATtaagttaatatattttaaaataataattgattATTCAAAGTATTATAATTGgtataaaagagaaaggaagatgaAGAAAAGGTGCATCTAGTCAAGGAAGACATGCTTACCTTAGTAACTTCCACATCTCTCGGTGTATGGAAATGGATTCATTTTCTGCCAAAATGTTAAGCTTTAAAGAtactttttcatatttatgttcAAAAACTATCATTGCTCTGCCCCAAGCCATTAAAAAAGTGCATtcctgaaaaatgaagaaaaactgaattaaagtTAAACGAGAGGTTGGTATAAATTGTATTCAATCTCTTAAACACCTGCAAACGTCCACAGAGCTCTCAGGTAGAAATTCTCAGGGTAGCAAGAACATAGTTATTCAAGATTGATCTTGAATGTGAGAAATTTTCTCAACTGTCTCAAGGGAAGGTCAAATTTAGGAGCATATTGCCACCTTTTAATTCTGCACCAAAAGCTCAGCAATAAAATTCAATATAGTTTAAATTAAAAGTGAATTCAATCTCCAGTCCAGCTCAAACCTGACTTGTCTTGTGGACAGCATTGATTTACTCCTCACTCTCCACTGAATCCTTAGATTTTATTCTACGAGTGATATATGCAGGACCCACAGATAACTGTTTTCAGTATTTACATCACTATCTATCAGGGTGACCTTGGCCATGTACAACCAGACAGCTCAAATCATGGGAAATGTACTGGTCtcagattgttttatttttataattatatgttGAGCGGATGAGAACAAGACAGAGGATATTCCCACTACAAATCATTTTGAGGTAGAAATGAGGAATTTTCTCCATATCTGGACCCAAAAGAGAGGCCAGAGGAGTGTGGCTCTTAGTAGAAGGCAGACTGGAGATAGACAAGGGGGAGTTGCAATATCACATCTTTTAATGGCCCTTCCACCCTGTGCTGTAACCCCACGACCCCACCTCAGCTGGTGGCAGTGACAAGGAGGCCAAGTCCTGTTGTCAAAGGAAAACATACAAGTACCAGCCCAGACAGCAAGAGGGGCAGAGCTGATCCTTTGGGAGTTAGGAGAGTCTGGTCCTTCCACAAAGTCTTACAGGGCTATTTCTGAGCCATGCTCCCTGGCACAGTGCTCCGTGGACTTGGGGAAATGGCTATTATATAAATGTAAGAGAAGAAAGCTCTGTGCCCAAGATGGAGCACTGTAAACTGGCCTAGGTCTTCTTTCTTCACCTGTAGAGACTATTACCAGGCCAGTGATGTTCACAGAACTCGGTCACCTTGATGACAAGGACTGCACTGAAATGACAGACCCTAAGGACACCTTTAAAAAGGATGGGTTTCCATGGCAAGCTGGGCAAGctgacagttttcttttttattacataATAGCCAGGCCTGACCCCTTGGACTGAGTATTCCTGGGATTTCGGAGTTAGAGAGAAAACcccaggaaaggaagaaaatcctTCTCACCATGGACAAAATAGAGATTGGAGTCATCTTTTAAATACTAAAAAGAATGTGAACTTATCTTGTACCCCAACATGGTCAAAGAGAATATAGCAATTAAAAGTATTTAAAGCAATTTCCTAACCATTTGGCAAGGTTTATGTCATATGGCTAGCTGCAGCTGTACACCACACTGCCTTTTCCCCCAAAAAAACATCAAGGGGGCAATTTGAAAACTAAAAGAATCTAAACTGGCCCACCCCACCCAGGAGGCAGAGGGCTTCAAACAGCCAGGGCTGTGAGTCCTCTAAAATAAAGGGGCCTAGAAAAGAATCCAACTACCCTTAACATAACAATGCCAGCGATCAGCCCTCTCCAGGGATCAAGAGGTGGAGTCACTTATTGTCATCAGCTGGGACAGAAATCACTCCCTCTTCCCCTAGCCATAAAGAACAAGACAAAATTCTGAGAATCCCTCCCAAAGTTATGTTGTGAAACACTGAATCTGCTTCAGCTTTAACTTCTCTATAGATGGAGAGATGACTTTGCAGGGCATTCTCTTTTATTATGTTTTGTAACATCAATCAGTGTCTTCCTTACCATGTTTCTCCTATTACAGAAAAAAGGCCTGAAGCAAAAGCAAATATCAGGAATGTTTTTCAAATCATCTCATTATATTTACTCTGAACTACGTCATGTGTTCTCCCATAAAAATTCAAGGTAACACAACCACGTAACTGACACAGTTTGATAAGAATAGCTACCATTTTTCACAAGGAGCCAAGCCCGGGCTGAGGACTTCATGCCCATATCACGAAACCTTATGAGGTCATTGTGATGAttccattttctagatgaggaaactgaaggccTGAAGTCACAAAGCCCAGAAATAGTGTTGCTAAAATTCAATCTCTGATCCATCAAGCTGCAAAACTAGACTCTTACTTGCTATTTTTTGTGACTGTCACACACAGGATCGTTCTTCTGACACACAGGAGTACTTATTATAAGAAAGTGAAGTAATTTCccttgggggaggagggagaaaagaaagaaacatacatATTTGAAAATCAGACATCGTCACAACCCGAGGGGGCTTTgtcagtcaaaagaccaaagaagacaacaagcattttctgaaacatgaactttatttaggGCCTACttacagggaggcagaaatcagcaaaaatcaaatggcttttctcttcGCCGGGCGAGTACAGCATTCAGCAGGGAAGTTGACCACACAATAAAGCTAACTGGTCAAGCTGGTTTTAAGGGCTTTCTAGACAAAGACATTCTCATGATGTACAGGTGATCAGTTACATTGTGCAGGAAGGAACAGATTGTTTTTGTAGATTACAATAAGATTAATAACATTAAAGGGGGCTCAGaaaggaggtaagctatagactAACTCTTGACATATGAGGTCTGGTTGCTATACATACATAATCCAACTGCACATTCTTTTCAGGACACAGAGGTAGTAGATTAAACATTAATAACTGGACCAGGTCACACAGGCTGCTGAGCACCAAGTTTCATGGGCCCCCAAGTTATGCCAGTGGCTGTTACATTCTATCCCCACACAGCAacttgcattgaccataggacaggtATTGTATCCATAATCCACAATAATAATACACTAAGCAACACATCATTAACATTTCAGTACAGAAAGATAACAGGCCTATTAGTAAATGATGCCATGGCCAAGTCAGTGAGTTCCACTATCTAAATAAAGGATCATCAGACAATTGATCAATACTTTGTATATGATTTTGCATGTGATTTAAGGCCTGTGTtactaactgttactgcaaggacatttgtggttggttaataaatcagaacgCTGGTTTATTAATTcctcagtcagttggctgcagctgtgactgattacatcaatgaagggcgtgttttccacaatgaaagaattcagtctgctggatttaatccaaccagttgaagactttaaagcaagacagatagaggatcttcactccttcagctgaccagcaaagagtttcctcaggagttcatcaaacattttcATCTTAGTTGcctgtttgctgcctgaggagttcattgaacaccttcattggagttgccagtttgctgcctgctctatggaatttggactcatgcatacccacagttgtatgagacacttttataaaatctcgtattcATAGATCTCTTgtagattctgtttccttagagaaccctagctaatatatttagtgattttttttttaagtttttcctcAGATATTATACTTTGCAGTCATACAGACTGTGTTAAACCCCAGTCCCACCCCTCATCAGCTATAGGACTTTGGACAAGTGTTTCCAATCTCTCCCAATCCTAGTGTCTTCTCCATAACATAAGGATAATAATGCCTAAGATGAAGGATGGCTGTAAGGACTGAATGAGATGGTGGGTGTAAAGCCGTGTAACACGAGCATCGTGTCTGGCACAGTCACTGCTCACTAAGGGGAAGCAGCCATCATCATTATTGCTACCAAGATTTTATTAACTAACCTTTTGCCCAATTAATTTCATGACTTCTTTTTACGTAGGTGTCTGAAGACAATCCTATAATGTCAATATGCATACTATAAAAATTAATCAGAACCTTAAGGTACCTCAAACTTAGTTCCTCACATGCCAActtaatgtttcttttctctctatttCCCTTTCCTACCAAAACAAATGTCTCTTTTCTAAGCTCGAAGTGAAGAGAATGTGAACATTCCCCAATGAGCTGTTTAATCTGTTTTATAGTTTGGCTGGGAACTACCTTAAGCATCTTTCAGAGAAATTGGGGTGATTTCACCATTCACTTTCTCCTGACTCAGAAcattaaattttttcaatttgcttttataaatctGTACTTCTGTTTCAGGTAAAGGAGTACATCTGTGTTGAGAACAAGGGTTTCTCCAATTCCAGCTGCCTCCAGTACTAATGACCTCAATGGCTCCAGAGAGTTATTACTTCTTGGGGCTTGGTCTACTCCACATTTTCCCCTCACTGataaaattcctgtttttttcttttctaaaagagAATTCACTTTTAAGAACAAACTTTCTTTGAGCCTCTTGACAAATGATTCTTCCATTGGATTCCAAAGGACTGAAGCATATagttgggattttctttttcaggTCCATTACCAGATTTTCTAGAATATATTGATTTCAACACACAGAAAGATCAAGGACAACATTTATTGAACTAAAcacctaaaattaaaaaagaaagatatca of the Choloepus didactylus isolate mChoDid1 chromosome 9, mChoDid1.pri, whole genome shotgun sequence genome contains:
- the RBM43 gene encoding LOW QUALITY PROTEIN: RNA-binding protein 43 (The sequence of the model RefSeq protein was modified relative to this genomic sequence to represent the inferred CDS: inserted 3 bases in 2 codons; substituted 2 bases at 2 genomic stop codons), which encodes MSGNLKLLKRTVVVSGSWVGCFGNQLLATLLKSHSQEIENEGGDAEDMIYPTRTKGVAYVTFKGKKKRVFSSINVVLDLSVCXNQYILENLVMDLKKKIPTICFSPLESNGRIICQEAQRKFVLKILEAAGIGETLVLNTDVLLYLKQKXQIYKSKLKKFNVLSQEKVNGEITPISLKDAXGSSXSQTIKQIKQLIGECSHSLHFELRKETFVLVGKGNREKRNIKLACEELSLRYLKVLINFYSMHIDIIGLSSDTYVKRSHEINWAKGMHFFNGLGQSNDSF